The following proteins are encoded in a genomic region of Oceanisphaera profunda:
- a CDS encoding DUF1439 domain-containing protein — protein sequence MKIIMFLLILATSGGAWAQALTLSEQQLNQGLNQQLGKDFPLGLGSWLSAKVKMQDVKVELGRQAPDKARVLGQALITLNQGQNRYHWDIAGDFNARPRYDNEQGALFLDEFELLNYQLNEGSSSPQARFMLPMLLQALTGYLSQYPVYTLDDNDPLQRQLKSQPLSLEITPGQVSLFSVN from the coding sequence ATGAAAATTATAATGTTTTTACTGATACTTGCCACCAGTGGCGGCGCATGGGCTCAAGCATTAACACTCAGCGAGCAGCAATTAAATCAGGGTTTAAATCAACAGCTGGGTAAAGATTTTCCCTTAGGCCTTGGCTCTTGGTTATCGGCTAAGGTAAAAATGCAGGACGTGAAAGTGGAGCTGGGTCGCCAAGCGCCTGATAAGGCGCGGGTGCTGGGCCAAGCTTTAATCACGCTTAACCAAGGCCAAAACCGCTACCACTGGGACATAGCCGGCGACTTTAATGCTCGGCCTCGTTACGATAACGAGCAAGGCGCACTGTTTTTAGATGAGTTTGAACTGCTCAATTACCAATTAAATGAGGGCAGCAGCTCGCCTCAAGCACGCTTTATGCTGCCGATGTTACTGCAAGCACTCACCGGTTATCTGTCGCAATATCCGGTATATACGCTCGATGACAACGACCCTTTACAGCGCCAATTAAAAAGCCAGCCTCTGAGCTTAGAGATAACACCCGGCCAAGTTTCCCTATTCAGCGTCAACTAA
- the purL gene encoding phosphoribosylformylglycinamidine synthase: MEILRGLPALSGFRTQALVRQAQQLALPLAEIETEYVHFVALNANLEADTRNTLIDLLDSPAQGIVPAAASLLVLVTPRPGTLSPWSTKATDIAHNCGLHQVQRIERGICYYLSFSRAPNAAELAAIKGLLFDRMTEATFDALEDAACLFAQAEPAPVSSVDILAQGRNALVEANLRLGLALAEDEIDYLFEGFNGLGRNPNDIELYMFAQANSEHCRHKIFNADWTIDGVEQPKSLFSMIKNTHKLVPEQVLSAYKDNAAVMEGSKAGRFFAKPESGEYDYHQEDIHILMKVETHNHPTAIAPFSGAATGSGGEIRDEGATGRGSKPKAGLVGFSVSNLKIPNYARPWEHDFGKPERIVSALDIMIEGPLGGAAFNNEFGRPALLGYFRTFEEKVSSFNGEEVRGYHKPIMLAGGLGNIRAEHVQKGEITVGAKLIVLGGPAMNIGLGGGAASSMASGESCENLDFASVQRENPEMERRCQEVIDRCWAMGDNNPIQFIHDVGAGGLSNAMPELVNDANRGGRFELRDIPNDEPGMSPLQIWCNESQERYVMSVAPERLAEFEAICHRERAPFAVVGEATAERHLSLHDEHFDNQPIDMPLDVLLGKAPKMQRDATTASHHSPALDLSNISIQDAAERVLTLPSVADKSFLITIGDRSVTGLVARDQMVGPWQVPVANCAVTAASFDTYAGEAMSLGERAPVALLDYAASARLAVAEAITNIAATQIGELKNIKLSANWMSAAGHPGEDAGLYEAVKAVGEELCPELELTIPVGKDSMSMKTSWTEEGVDKSVTSPLSLVITAFARVSDVRNTITPWLRTDLGDTNLILIDLGNGKNRLGASALAQVYRQLGDTPADLDNPAQLKNFFYAIQTLVADNKLLAYHDRGDGGLFATLTEMAFAGNTGLDIELDSLGADHLATLFNEELGAVLQVRQADKEAVLTCLAGHGLAACSHVVGKPNSDNQVRFAFAGKELYSESRVELRRLWSETSFQMQTLRDNPESAKAEFAAQLDATNPGLSVSLSFDPKQDIAAPFIAKGVQPRIAILREQGVNSHVEMAAAFDRAGFAAVDVHMSDLQSGRYRLDEFAGMVACGGFSYGDVLGAGGGWAKSVLFNEALRAQFAAFFAREDSIALGVCNGCQMLSRLRDLIPGAAHWPDFVRNQSERFEARFSLVEVQESPSLFLSGMAGSRMPIAVSHGEGRIQTLNADVNAIEASGTVALRFVDHQGQSTEQYPFNPNGSANGITGLSNRDGRVTIMMPHPERVFRTVANSWHPDEWAEDGAWMRMFRNARKHIG, encoded by the coding sequence ATGGAAATACTGCGCGGCTTACCCGCCTTGTCCGGTTTTAGAACCCAAGCCTTGGTTCGCCAAGCTCAGCAACTGGCCTTACCGCTGGCTGAGATTGAAACCGAATACGTACATTTTGTTGCCCTGAACGCCAACCTCGAGGCGGACACTCGCAACACCCTTATCGACTTACTCGACAGCCCAGCCCAAGGCATAGTGCCTGCAGCAGCCAGTTTGCTGGTATTGGTGACCCCAAGGCCCGGCACGCTTTCCCCTTGGTCGACGAAAGCCACTGACATTGCCCATAACTGCGGTCTGCATCAAGTACAGCGGATTGAGCGCGGTATTTGCTACTACTTAAGCTTTAGCCGCGCGCCCAATGCCGCCGAATTGGCAGCCATTAAGGGCTTGTTGTTCGACCGCATGACCGAAGCTACCTTTGACGCACTCGAAGACGCCGCTTGCTTGTTTGCCCAAGCCGAGCCGGCACCGGTCAGCTCAGTGGATATTCTGGCTCAAGGCCGTAATGCCTTAGTCGAAGCCAACCTGCGCTTAGGCTTGGCCTTGGCTGAAGATGAAATCGATTACTTGTTTGAGGGTTTTAATGGTTTAGGCCGTAACCCTAACGACATTGAGCTGTATATGTTTGCCCAGGCAAACTCTGAGCACTGTCGTCATAAGATTTTTAACGCCGACTGGACCATAGACGGCGTCGAGCAGCCTAAGTCGCTGTTTAGCATGATCAAGAACACCCACAAGTTAGTGCCTGAGCAAGTGTTGTCGGCTTATAAAGATAACGCCGCCGTCATGGAAGGCTCCAAGGCTGGTCGCTTCTTTGCTAAGCCTGAGTCCGGTGAATACGACTACCATCAAGAAGATATTCATATCTTGATGAAGGTCGAAACCCATAACCACCCGACGGCGATCGCCCCTTTCTCTGGTGCCGCTACCGGCTCTGGCGGCGAAATTCGTGATGAAGGTGCCACTGGCCGCGGCTCTAAGCCCAAAGCTGGCTTAGTCGGTTTCAGTGTGTCTAACCTGAAGATTCCTAACTACGCGCGCCCGTGGGAACACGACTTTGGTAAGCCAGAGCGCATCGTCAGCGCCTTGGACATTATGATCGAAGGCCCACTGGGTGGGGCTGCCTTTAATAACGAATTTGGTCGTCCGGCCTTGCTCGGTTATTTCCGTACCTTCGAAGAAAAAGTCTCCAGCTTTAACGGCGAAGAAGTGCGCGGCTATCATAAGCCAATCATGTTAGCCGGTGGTTTGGGTAACATTCGCGCCGAGCACGTGCAAAAAGGCGAAATCACCGTCGGTGCCAAGCTGATCGTACTGGGCGGCCCGGCCATGAATATCGGTTTAGGCGGCGGTGCGGCCTCGAGCATGGCTTCTGGTGAGTCTTGTGAAAATCTGGACTTTGCCTCGGTACAGCGTGAAAACCCAGAAATGGAGCGCCGCTGTCAGGAAGTGATCGACCGCTGCTGGGCCATGGGTGACAACAACCCGATTCAGTTTATTCACGACGTGGGTGCCGGCGGTTTATCCAACGCCATGCCAGAGTTGGTGAATGACGCCAATCGCGGTGGTCGTTTTGAGCTGCGCGATATTCCCAACGACGAGCCGGGCATGAGCCCGCTGCAAATCTGGTGTAACGAATCCCAAGAGCGCTACGTGATGTCGGTGGCTCCGGAGCGTTTGGCCGAATTTGAAGCTATTTGTCATCGTGAGCGCGCCCCGTTCGCGGTGGTGGGTGAAGCCACTGCCGAGCGTCATTTAAGCTTGCACGACGAGCACTTCGATAATCAGCCCATCGATATGCCGCTGGACGTACTGTTAGGCAAGGCGCCTAAGATGCAGCGTGATGCGACTACCGCGAGCCATCACAGCCCAGCATTAGATTTAAGTAATATCAGCATCCAAGACGCCGCCGAGCGCGTGCTGACGTTACCGAGCGTGGCTGATAAGAGCTTCTTGATTACTATCGGTGACCGCAGTGTGACCGGTTTAGTGGCCCGTGACCAAATGGTTGGCCCTTGGCAGGTACCGGTGGCAAACTGCGCGGTTACCGCTGCCAGTTTTGATACCTACGCCGGTGAAGCCATGTCGCTGGGTGAGCGCGCGCCCGTAGCACTGCTCGACTATGCGGCCTCGGCCCGTTTGGCGGTGGCAGAAGCCATCACCAATATCGCCGCCACCCAAATTGGTGAGCTGAAAAACATTAAGCTGTCTGCCAACTGGATGTCTGCTGCTGGTCACCCAGGTGAAGATGCCGGCCTATATGAAGCGGTAAAAGCGGTCGGCGAAGAGCTGTGCCCTGAGTTAGAGCTGACCATTCCGGTGGGCAAAGACTCCATGTCCATGAAGACCAGCTGGACTGAGGAGGGCGTTGATAAATCAGTGACCTCACCTTTGTCGCTCGTGATCACCGCCTTTGCCCGCGTCAGTGATGTGCGCAACACCATTACTCCTTGGTTGCGTACTGATCTTGGCGACACCAACCTGATCCTGATTGACTTAGGTAATGGTAAAAACCGCCTCGGTGCGTCTGCTTTGGCACAAGTGTACCGCCAGCTTGGTGACACACCGGCTGATTTGGATAACCCAGCTCAGCTGAAAAATTTCTTCTACGCCATCCAAACCTTGGTGGCCGATAACAAGTTACTGGCCTATCACGACCGTGGCGACGGTGGCTTATTTGCTACCTTGACCGAGATGGCGTTTGCCGGTAATACCGGCCTCGATATCGAGCTGGACTCTTTAGGTGCCGATCACTTAGCCACTTTGTTTAACGAAGAGTTAGGTGCCGTGCTGCAAGTGCGTCAAGCAGACAAAGAAGCCGTATTAACCTGCTTAGCCGGTCATGGTTTGGCCGCCTGTAGTCATGTCGTGGGTAAGCCGAACTCGGATAACCAAGTGCGCTTCGCCTTTGCCGGCAAAGAGTTGTACAGCGAGTCGCGAGTCGAGCTGCGCCGTTTGTGGTCTGAAACCAGCTTTCAGATGCAAACCCTGCGTGATAACCCCGAGTCTGCCAAAGCCGAATTTGCCGCCCAATTGGACGCAACTAACCCAGGCTTGTCAGTAAGTTTGAGCTTTGATCCTAAACAAGACATAGCCGCGCCCTTTATCGCTAAAGGTGTGCAGCCACGGATAGCAATTTTGCGTGAGCAAGGTGTTAACTCTCACGTAGAAATGGCCGCCGCCTTTGACCGCGCCGGTTTTGCCGCCGTAGACGTACACATGAGCGACTTACAAAGTGGTCGTTACCGCTTAGATGAGTTCGCAGGCATGGTGGCTTGTGGTGGCTTCTCTTACGGTGACGTATTAGGTGCTGGCGGTGGTTGGGCTAAGTCGGTGCTGTTTAACGAAGCCTTGCGCGCGCAGTTTGCCGCTTTCTTTGCCCGTGAAGACAGTATCGCACTCGGTGTGTGTAACGGTTGTCAGATGTTATCTCGCCTGCGCGACCTGATCCCAGGTGCTGCGCACTGGCCGGATTTTGTACGCAACCAGTCCGAGCGTTTTGAAGCACGCTTTAGCTTGGTGGAAGTGCAAGAATCCCCAAGCTTGTTCTTATCGGGCATGGCGGGTTCTCGTATGCCGATAGCGGTGTCTCACGGTGAAGGACGTATTCAAACCTTGAATGCCGACGTAAACGCCATCGAAGCCAGCGGCACTGTGGCGCTGCGTTTTGTGGATCATCAGGGACAAAGCACAGAGCAGTATCCGTTTAACCCTAACGGTTCGGCGAACGGCATTACCGGCTTAAGCAATCGTGATGGTCGCGTGACCATTATGATGCCGCATCCGGAGCGGGTGTTCCGCACCGTGGCTAACTCATGGCACCCAGACGAGTGGGCGGAAGACGGCGCTTGGATGCGCATGTTCCGTAATGCCCGCAAGCACATCGGCTAG